Proteins co-encoded in one bacterium genomic window:
- a CDS encoding 2-isopropylmalate synthase, whose product MPDVVKIFDTTLRDGEQSPGASLDVKQKVEVAKALEALNVDVIEAGFPISSPGDFEAVQTIAKIMKQPVVAGLARCNKADIDAAWKALKGAKHPRIHVFISTSALHMKYKLKKTPQEVLKIAVEMTHYARSLCKDVEFSPEDASRTEMPFLIEVVEAVIRAGATTVNIPDTVGYTTPGEFAHIIEELYAKVSNINKATISVHCHDDLGMGTANSLAAIRAGARQVECTINGLGERAGNAALEEVAMAIKTRSKYYGVKTNIRTREISRASRLVASATGISVQRNKAIVGANAFAHEAGIHQDGIIKQRLTYEIMDAKDIGLKENQLVLGKHSGRHALSKRMKELGFPAEGAELGKMFEKFKELADKKKEVFDEDLLSLVDDKTGAAKQVYVLEHVQATSGSNMIPTAAVRMTREGVPLFGSATGDGPVDAVYQTIDALVGKKHKLVSYAIQSITGGTDAQGEVTVQMSSQGRTVSGRGAHTDIIIASAKAYINAMNRLAGLARTQTMSQTKGRKKVVKARL is encoded by the coding sequence ATGCCTGATGTTGTTAAAATTTTTGATACGACATTACGCGACGGTGAGCAATCGCCGGGAGCCAGTTTGGACGTGAAGCAAAAAGTTGAGGTGGCCAAGGCGCTGGAAGCCTTGAATGTTGATGTTATTGAGGCAGGGTTTCCCATCTCTTCACCCGGTGATTTCGAGGCGGTGCAGACGATTGCCAAAATAATGAAACAACCGGTGGTTGCCGGTCTGGCCCGCTGCAACAAAGCGGATATTGATGCGGCCTGGAAAGCGCTGAAGGGCGCGAAGCATCCGCGTATCCATGTATTTATTTCTACGTCGGCGCTGCACATGAAATATAAACTGAAAAAAACGCCGCAAGAGGTTTTGAAGATTGCCGTGGAGATGACCCACTATGCACGTTCCTTGTGTAAAGATGTGGAGTTTTCACCGGAGGATGCCTCCCGAACCGAGATGCCGTTTTTGATCGAGGTTGTCGAGGCGGTGATTCGGGCCGGTGCGACCACGGTTAATATTCCGGATACGGTGGGATATACCACACCGGGTGAGTTTGCGCATATTATTGAAGAACTGTATGCCAAGGTTTCCAATATTAATAAGGCAACCATCTCGGTGCACTGCCATGATGACCTGGGAATGGGAACTGCCAATTCACTGGCCGCGATCCGGGCCGGTGCCCGTCAGGTGGAATGTACCATCAATGGTCTGGGTGAACGTGCCGGGAATGCTGCGTTGGAAGAAGTTGCGATGGCCATCAAAACCCGCTCTAAGTATTATGGTGTGAAGACCAACATCCGCACCCGGGAAATTTCCCGGGCATCTCGCTTGGTGGCATCGGCCACCGGAATTTCCGTGCAGCGGAATAAAGCCATCGTCGGTGCCAATGCGTTTGCCCATGAAGCCGGCATTCATCAGGACGGCATTATCAAACAGCGCCTGACGTACGAGATCATGGATGCCAAGGATATCGGGTTGAAAGAAAATCAGCTTGTCTTGGGAAAACATTCAGGACGTCATGCGCTGAGTAAACGGATGAAGGAATTGGGTTTTCCTGCGGAAGGTGCTGAATTGGGTAAAATGTTCGAGAAATTCAAGGAATTGGCGGACAAGAAAAAAGAAGTTTTTGACGAGGATCTGCTTTCCTTGGTGGATGATAAAACCGGAGCCGCCAAACAGGTGTATGTATTGGAGCATGTACAGGCGACTTCGGGCAGCAATATGATTCCCACAGCGGCGGTACGCATGACACGGGAGGGTGTACCTCTTTTTGGATCGGCGACCGGTGACGGCCCGGTGGATGCAGTCTATCAAACGATTGATGCATTGGTTGGGAAAAAACACAAACTGGTAAGCTATGCGATTCAATCCATTACCGGGGGGACCGATGCACAAGGCGAGGTGACGGTGCAGATGAGCTCGCAGGGCAGGACGGTTTCCGGCCGCGGTGCGCATACGGATATTATTATTGCTTCCGCCAAAGCCTACATCAATGCAATGAACCGGCTGGCCGGTTTGGCGCGAACTCAGACAATGAGTCAGACCAAGGGCCGGAAAAAGGTTGTTAAAGCACGTTTGTGA
- the leuC gene encoding 3-isopropylmalate dehydratase large subunit, with amino-acid sequence MTIGEKILARAAGLKTVASGDIILAKLDLCMGNDITAPLAIQAFYKNGGKKVFDRKKVALVPDHFTPNKDIKSAEQAKILREFAREQKLLYYWDQGTCGVEHALLPEQGVVVSGDLMIGADSHTCTYGALGSFSTGVGSTDLAAAMLIGKAWFKVPPTIKLVFSGKLLKDVTAKDMILTAIGRLGVDGATYRVLEMSGSAIEALSMEGRLTMSNMAIEAGAVTGLIVPDKITRDYVNKRAQRKPRYYTSDPNAEYEQIEVFDVSQMTPVVAKPSLPSNVVPVSKVRSVVLDQAVIGSCTNGRIEDMREAAKLLKGRKVSPRVRTLIIPATPGIWQQANDEGLFDIFIKAGCIVSPPTCGPCLGGHMGILAKGERAVATTNRNFVGRMGHPKSEVYLASAGVAAASAIKGRLAAPWEVRGKDWQKGQKK; translated from the coding sequence ATGACAATTGGTGAAAAAATTCTGGCCCGGGCAGCCGGGTTGAAAACAGTAGCGTCGGGGGATATTATTCTGGCCAAGCTGGATTTGTGTATGGGCAATGATATTACCGCGCCGTTGGCCATTCAGGCTTTTTATAAAAACGGTGGAAAAAAGGTTTTTGACCGGAAAAAAGTTGCGCTGGTCCCGGATCATTTTACCCCGAACAAGGATATCAAATCAGCTGAGCAGGCCAAGATTTTAAGGGAATTTGCCCGCGAACAAAAATTACTGTATTACTGGGATCAGGGTACATGCGGGGTTGAACATGCCTTGCTGCCGGAACAAGGTGTGGTGGTTTCCGGCGATTTGATGATCGGCGCGGATTCGCATACCTGTACCTATGGCGCTTTGGGTTCATTTTCAACCGGTGTTGGATCAACCGATCTGGCAGCCGCCATGTTGATCGGCAAAGCCTGGTTCAAAGTGCCGCCAACCATCAAGCTGGTTTTTTCCGGTAAGTTGCTCAAGGATGTTACGGCCAAGGATATGATTTTGACGGCCATTGGGCGTCTGGGTGTGGATGGTGCCACTTACCGGGTTTTGGAAATGAGCGGCTCGGCAATTGAAGCATTGTCAATGGAAGGGCGTTTGACCATGAGCAATATGGCGATTGAGGCCGGTGCGGTGACCGGACTGATTGTTCCGGATAAAATTACCCGGGACTATGTAAATAAACGGGCGCAGCGTAAACCGCGTTATTATACGTCTGATCCCAATGCCGAGTATGAACAGATTGAGGTTTTTGATGTTTCTCAAATGACACCGGTGGTTGCCAAACCGTCCCTGCCGTCCAATGTGGTGCCGGTTTCCAAAGTACGTTCGGTTGTGCTGGACCAGGCGGTCATCGGATCTTGTACCAATGGCCGGATTGAGGATATGCGGGAAGCGGCCAAACTGCTCAAAGGCAGAAAAGTCAGCCCGCGGGTGCGAACCTTGATTATTCCGGCGACACCTGGAATTTGGCAACAGGCCAATGATGAGGGGTTGTTTGATATTTTTATCAAGGCCGGATGTATTGTTTCACCGCCGACCTGTGGTCCGTGTCTGGGCGGTCATATGGGGATTCTGGCAAAAGGGGAACGAGCCGTGGCCACGACCAACCGTAATTTTGTCGGGCGGATGGGACATCCCAAGAGTGAAGTCTATTTGGCCTCTGCCGGTGTGGCGGCAGCATCCGCCATCAAAGGCCGTCTGGCTGCACCTTGGGAAGTACGCGGCAAGGATTGGCAAAAGGGACAAAAAAAATAA
- a CDS encoding 3-isopropylmalate dehydratase small subunit codes for MKFRGKAYKFGKNINTDEIIPARYLNTSDAKELAAHVMEDADADFPIKVKPGDIIVAGKNFGCGSSREHAPLAIKTAGVACVMADSFARIFYRNAFNIGLPILECPAAAAAIRGGETLSIDAGTGRISNLKNKKVYQAKPIPKFMQELVSAGGLMPWVKRQMKKKNEL; via the coding sequence ATGAAGTTTCGAGGCAAAGCATATAAATTCGGAAAAAATATTAATACCGATGAGATTATTCCGGCCCGCTATTTGAATACCAGTGATGCCAAAGAATTGGCGGCGCACGTGATGGAAGACGCAGACGCAGACTTTCCTATCAAGGTGAAGCCCGGGGATATCATTGTGGCGGGAAAAAATTTTGGTTGCGGGTCATCACGCGAGCATGCGCCTTTGGCAATCAAGACCGCCGGTGTTGCTTGTGTGATGGCTGACAGTTTTGCGCGTATTTTTTACCGCAATGCGTTTAATATCGGGTTACCGATTTTGGAATGCCCGGCGGCAGCAGCGGCCATTCGTGGCGGCGAAACCCTTTCGATTGATGCCGGGACCGGCCGGATTTCCAATTTGAAAAACAAAAAAGTTTATCAAGCGAAGCCGATACCCAAATTTATGCAGGAGCTGGTTTCGGCCGGCGGGCTTATGCCCTGGGTTAAACGCCAAATGAAGAAAAAAAATGAATTGTAG
- a CDS encoding 3-isopropylmalate dehydrogenase, with protein sequence MAKTYKIALLPGDGTGPEVLVEGKKVLEAVGKKFDLKFDYTEYDLGGDRYLKTGELVPDSVLEELGKVDSIYLGAIGHPDVKPGPLEVGILLKIRFHFDQYVNLRPVKLYPNVETPLKDKGPQDINFDIIRENCGGIYTGTGGAAHKGSPLEYATQVMTYSRAEVDRCLRYAFKRALLREKKQLTLVHKMNVLTHVGDLWFRAFHEMGEKEFPEVARDYNHVDACTMWMVKNPEWYETIVTANLFGDIITDLGAMIQGGMGIAAGGNVNPEGISMFEPIGGSAPKYTGQKKINPMAAIASGALMLEHLGEAEAAQAMEGAIVKALESGKLKSMAAGRMGMNTQEVGDFIAGLV encoded by the coding sequence ATGGCAAAGACATATAAAATTGCATTGTTGCCCGGAGATGGTACCGGGCCGGAAGTTTTGGTGGAAGGGAAAAAAGTTTTAGAAGCGGTTGGAAAAAAATTCGACCTTAAATTTGATTACACTGAATATGATCTGGGCGGCGACCGCTATCTGAAAACCGGAGAGTTGGTTCCGGATTCAGTCCTGGAAGAACTGGGTAAGGTCGATAGCATTTATCTGGGCGCCATCGGGCATCCGGATGTCAAACCCGGCCCGCTGGAAGTGGGTATATTGCTCAAAATTCGTTTTCACTTTGACCAATATGTTAACCTGCGGCCGGTCAAACTTTATCCCAATGTTGAGACGCCATTGAAGGACAAGGGACCCCAAGACATCAATTTTGATATTATCCGTGAAAATTGCGGGGGTATTTATACCGGCACCGGCGGTGCGGCGCACAAAGGGTCACCGCTGGAATACGCCACTCAGGTTATGACCTACTCACGTGCTGAAGTAGATCGTTGTTTGCGGTATGCTTTTAAGCGTGCACTGTTGCGTGAAAAAAAGCAGTTGACCCTGGTGCATAAAATGAATGTGTTGACTCATGTAGGGGATCTCTGGTTTCGGGCGTTTCATGAAATGGGTGAGAAAGAATTCCCTGAAGTGGCGCGTGATTACAACCATGTGGATGCCTGCACCATGTGGATGGTTAAAAATCCGGAATGGTATGAAACCATTGTGACCGCCAATCTGTTTGGCGATATCATCACCGATCTCGGTGCGATGATCCAGGGCGGCATGGGGATTGCCGCCGGCGGCAATGTCAATCCGGAGGGTATTTCCATGTTTGAACCCATTGGCGGTTCTGCACCCAAATATACCGGTCAGAAGAAAATCAATCCCATGGCCGCCATTGCATCCGGTGCTTTGATGCTGGAGCATCTGGGTGAGGCGGAGGCGGCTCAGGCGATGGAAGGCGCGATTGTCAAGGCCTTGGAATCCGGAAAACTTAAAAGTATGGCCGCCGGGCGCATGGGCATGAATACTCAGGAAGTCGGGGATTTCATCGCCGGGTTGGTATAA
- a CDS encoding aspartate-semialdehyde dehydrogenase produces the protein MSKEYRVGVMGATGAVGAVMLDILAKRNFPISELRPLASHRSAGKKINFQGDDVTVVEMKEDSFAGLDFVLASAGGLVSKQFAPHVKAAGAVMVDNTSAFRMDPDVPLVIPEVNPEDAFLHQGLIANPNCTTIIMLVALKPLHDAARIKRIVCSSYQAVSGSGVAAMRELEQQTKQYAAGEAITHEAYPHQIAFNVLPHVDTFQDNGYTREEMKMLNETRKMLHDDSIQISTTCVRVPVFTSHSESLQIETEKKLTAAQARELLAKAPGVQVKDDPASLIYPMPLDTSGQDDVFVGRIREDISHPNGLALWVAGDQLRKGAATNTVQIAELLIKGKAKVKA, from the coding sequence ATGAGTAAGGAATATCGTGTAGGTGTGATGGGTGCCACCGGTGCGGTCGGGGCAGTCATGCTGGATATTTTGGCCAAGCGCAATTTTCCGATTAGCGAGCTCCGGCCTTTGGCATCGCACCGTTCGGCAGGTAAGAAAATCAACTTTCAGGGCGACGATGTCACTGTGGTGGAGATGAAGGAAGATTCTTTCGCAGGGTTGGATTTTGTGTTGGCCTCGGCCGGTGGATTGGTTTCAAAGCAATTTGCGCCGCATGTCAAAGCCGCCGGTGCGGTTATGGTGGACAACACCAGTGCTTTTCGGATGGATCCCGATGTTCCTCTGGTGATTCCAGAGGTCAATCCGGAAGATGCTTTTTTGCATCAGGGCTTGATCGCCAATCCCAATTGCACGACCATCATCATGTTGGTGGCGCTAAAACCGCTGCACGATGCCGCCCGGATTAAGCGTATTGTGTGCAGCTCCTATCAGGCGGTTTCCGGCAGCGGAGTCGCGGCGATGCGGGAACTTGAACAACAGACCAAACAGTATGCGGCAGGTGAAGCGATCACGCATGAGGCTTATCCGCATCAGATTGCCTTCAATGTGCTGCCGCATGTAGATACATTTCAGGATAACGGCTATACGCGTGAGGAAATGAAAATGCTCAACGAGACCCGTAAAATGCTGCATGATGACAGCATTCAAATTTCCACGACCTGCGTACGTGTTCCGGTATTCACCTCGCATTCCGAAAGCCTTCAGATTGAAACGGAGAAGAAACTGACCGCAGCGCAAGCCAGGGAATTGTTGGCCAAAGCGCCGGGTGTACAGGTCAAGGATGATCCCGCCAGTTTGATTTATCCCATGCCTTTGGATACCTCGGGACAGGATGATGTTTTTGTGGGGAGGATTCGCGAAGACATTTCCCACCCCAATGGTTTGGCACTATGGGTGGCCGGTGATCAATTGCGCAAAGGTGCAGCGACCAACACAGTCCAGATAGCGGAATTGCTGATTAAGGGAAAGGCAAAAGTCAAAGCGTAA